The Sesamum indicum cultivar Zhongzhi No. 13 unplaced genomic scaffold, S_indicum_v1.0 C00573, whole genome shotgun sequence genome contains the following window.
ACGTGTTATTTCGAAAACACATGAGGTAATTAATGAAgcattttttaacataaaaatgacACAATCATGGGAGGAGAAGACAAACGATTGATAGCCGCGAAGAACCTATTCTTCTAGAAGTGATTGATTTattgaaaacataaaacatgtGCATGATTTGGATTCAACAAGATGACAATACAAGCAATTTGACTTTTCCCCTTCATGTAGTACCGTGACCCATGACGACGGATTTCATGCAAGTGTTTCCCATTAACTGCTGCGCTGCAGAAGGTTATTAACCCAGCAACATGTCCATATACTGGAGATTCCCAATTGATGAGACATCCGATGCTGCTCCCTtgacaattacaaaatttctTGGTTCAtctttaaaggaaaaaatgtagTACATTGTTTCTAAATCTTCTCTTTTTATTGCTTTCTGTATCTAACTGATACCAAAATCTTGTTTATTGATCACATAGTACTGGAAATTTGGAACACTAGGTCTGGTTTAGCACTGATATTCATGGGAATGAGCAGACCAAAGCACAAGGAACAACAATTTATTATGTAGGTTTTATcacatcataaaaaattgtggaTAAAAAGTAATGGGGCAAGCTAAATGTAGTTAAGATGGaacaagaaagagaagagacAAAGCAATCAGTTCTCACAGAAGTACagcttaaaaaataaaaacaagttacCTTGGTACTTTGTAACTTCTTCTCCATTATAGAATAGCTTGAATGTGGGATATGAATGGATATCTACTTTAGAACACACTGGTTTATTTGTTGCACAGTCAACTTCTCCAATCTCTACTTCATCCTCACCTTCCATCTCCTTCCCCAAATCCTCCCATAATGTCCCCAAATTTTTGCTGGAAACATATTGAATTGTTAGTAAGCAAACAATAACTTGTACTCGATCCAAGGTGAAACTCATttataacaagaaaaagacaGGCATAGGACCAACAATGGAAATTTACCAGTGCTTGCACCAAGGCACGCAGAACTTAACGAACCATGCTGTATCTTTCTCCTGCACCTAAATAAACCACACAAGGggcttgaaaattttgaaccaCACTACACCTAGATAAATCTAACAGACTCAGTCCAACTCGTTTCACATTCATCAATCATTAACATTTTACAACAAGTTCCTCGCTCCGAATATTTGATGCCATTCATTATGCTTTCAGCATGTATAAAGATAGAAAAAGCTAGTCAAGGTGAGAGACattaaagggaaaaagaaaattgatttggaaaagaaaccaaaaatcaACTATAATAAAGCATCTGAGAGCAAAGATCATACTATTACATTAGAGATTAAACACGCATCCCAAACGCCTTGggctaatatttttgtcacgTAAGAtagcaaaaaagaagaattcacaaataaacaaacaaaaacaccACATTCAGCTAACATTTCATCATTAATTGATACAGAAAATCTGTGAGTTTATCACCTCAAGCAACCCATATTACAACTTGATCGAGAAAGCGTATCCAGAACCTTTAAATACGCGTGATCTATGACAGAATCCCAAAACGCGTATGTTTTCTTAACAGGGAACTCACAAACCCTTACCTTGTCACTAAAAGTTTCGGTCGTTAATGTTATCACTTCAGCATTCGCAGAGAGATTGCTTATCGAACTCAAGATAACAATGGaggatataaataataatagaaccGAAACTGAGAGAGTGGGGAAACGGTTCCACATCATGACCGAAAGTTGCCCCGTATTGTTAATCCTCAGAATCGGGAGCTCCCGGGAAGAACAGTCGGGATTCAGAAGCTGGAGAAAAGAACCCTAAATTCTGGTTATgtcaaaagcaaaagaaagtAGGGTAATGGGtcctttattgtttttttccgcgaagaataattttctcaacaaAGGTTATCGAAACATTGCACAAGTTGAACTTCTTCAGATGCCAATGAGATGTTAGGaagattttagtatatttcaattatacaTTAGCGGTCATAGGTATTTGGAAATGGTGTCCAAATGGAACCTGCATTCTCAAATGTTATTGTTATACAATTGAATTCCACATATTCAATCAattcaaaagagaaaaaaatcaaataaataaatttgtcataaaaCTAATTTCATTCCATTAATAATCATTCATTTTCACTTATCAATAATGtgaattaaactaaataagGAACgacaattttattatctttcaaaaattttacctATACACAACATACtcgtattatttaaatatatttttttttccatcctTATTCAATTTCGACGCACCAATCACGCTCTTTAACACTAAATAAGATCCAAGTCCACAATGCGAACTTTGTTCACCCTTTCTccatattcttatttttagatGTTAACAATTTAGTAGCTCATTTGTAGGTTTATGTTAagtatataaaagatattaagaatcattttgcaagaaaacaaatgaACGTTTAAAATCAATATAGTTTGGACAtagatatattgaaaataatttaaacaaaaactacggagaaaaaaattatatattttactgaAGAGACTactacagaaaaaaaattatatatttactactgtaaatataatcaaatagaaagaaaatcatCTTCTATTAATACAATATATGCAAATCAGCCTCAATATTCCCCCTCGAGTATTGCAACTGAGTAGGCATATGTTGCATCTTACATTTTGTAACATGCAATGGATAAAGTGATTATCAATTTCAATATGTTTTTTCGCTCATGAAACATGTGATTTGCTACAACTGTACTACAATGCAAGTCCACTTGAATGTCACAACACAACACCATTGGCTTAGAATGGGTAACTCTAAGAATTGCAAGAAAATGACTGCAATCATATGAGTTCACTAGTGGTTCTGACTATGAACTGATATATAGCTTAAGCATAAGACCACAATactacattttctttttttcttttttgtctttgtttttttaaagaacGAAATACCCAATGAGTTATTTTCGTGTAAGACAATTAgctcaatttaaattacaataagctTTTGAATCTTACACCGTTATCAACTCTTCAAAATAATCAATTGATCTATCAAATATTTGACAAACCAAACATCTGAGTCCATATGTCCTCGTCAAGAATTTTATGAGAgtcaaatcaaaatataaaatgcaaGAGAGATGTTTGATGATATAATCATAACATAAATCAATTGTCCTACTTATaagtgtttatataaatttttacttataagaAAGTGTCAATGAAAATTACAGTTCAAATTTAcaggatgtatttataattttatcaaaaaatataaagtatttacTAATTAGATAAACTCGATGTAAGGCTTATAAATAGGCCCAAATGAAGAAAGTCTTGCAACATAAATTGTGAGGTATCACTAGGCCCAAACATTTTCTGGTAGCAtcaattacacataaattatatttttcttgtttcaaaaaatttaattaatttcaattctcATTGCCATCGTTGATAAGGACATGcctctaattttatataatttttttctatatactTACAGATTATCTATTAACATAAACTTTCATGTTGATAGAGAAAATCGA
Protein-coding sequences here:
- the LOC105155196 gene encoding protein disulfide-isomerase 5-1-like — translated: MMWNRFPTLSVSVLLLFISSIVILSSISNLSANAEVITLTTETFSDKVQEKDTAWFVKFCVPWCKHCKNLGTLWEDLGKEMEGEDEVEIGEVDCATNKPVCSKVDIHSYPTFKLFYNGEEVTKYQGARDVESLKTFVLEETEKAAAKAQLDHDGEL